One Natator depressus isolate rNatDep1 chromosome 13, rNatDep2.hap1, whole genome shotgun sequence genomic region harbors:
- the ADNP gene encoding activity-dependent neuroprotector homeobox protein isoform X2 → MSLRHPSTINFGETMFQLPVNNLGSLRKARKTVKKILSDIGLEYCKEHIEDFKQFEPNDFYLKNTTWEDVGLWDPSLTKNQDYRTKPFCCSACPFSSKFFSAYKSHFRNVHSEDFENRILLNCPYCTFNADKKTLETHIKIFHAPNANTPSGGISTFKDKNKHDSLKPKQADSVEQAVYYCKKCTYRDPLYEIVRKHIYREHFQHVAAPYVAKAGEKSLNGAVPLSSSTREEGSIHCKRCLFMPKSYEALVQHVIEDHERIGYQVTAMIGHTNVVVPRSKPLMLIAPKPQDKKPMGLPQRMGPLSPGNVRSLPSQQMMNRLTIPKPTLNSAGVNMMSNVHLQQNNYGVKSVPPSYVGQPGGRLNLSGNAPVSIPQQSQTMKQFSPSGNGRPYTLGGEQRSQTPARYSLQSANSSSLSSAQLKQTSLSQSQAASRVLGQSGSKPPVAATGPSAVNTSSTQKWKICTICNELFPENVYSVHFEKEHKAEKVPAVANYIMKIHNFTSKCLYCNRYLPTDTLLNHMLIHGLSCPYCRSTFNDVEKMAAHMRMVHVDEEMGPKTDSTLTFDLTLQQGSHTNIHLLVTTYNLRDAPAESVAYHAQNTPPVPPKPQPKIQEKADIPVKSSPQAAVPYKKDVGKTLCPLCFSILKGPISDALAHHLRERHQVIQTVHPVEKKLTYKCIHCLGVYTSNMTASTITLHLVHCRGVGKTQNGQDKANAPSRLNQSPAVAPVKRTYEHMEFSLMKKRKMDDDDSPSAFEEKPEEPVVLALDPKGHEDDSYEARKTFLTKYFNKQPYPSRREIEKLAASLWLWKSDIASHFSNKRKKCVRDCEKYKPGVLLGFNMKELNKVKHEMDFDAEWLFENHDEKNSRVNASKTVDKKINLEKDEESSSDSYENIEEESNESNSPFGQPISDVGRKTSIDSIIENPEDSISKETADENPLQSPEKSDQKQEEGSKYEEIHSAKEPIKLVGDASDSEGDQEDQDDAAEWKDGASQSESGPGSQQVSDFEDNTSEVKPEVWTDESSQSEDAGSSKPAAEIKGVASESDEEQSKWKNSSYGKVEEFWSKDQSQWKNASEIEESLSNQQMEWQNSTIDSEDGDQFDNVTDGVAEPMHSSLTGVELSSQQA, encoded by the exons ATGAGTCTGAGACACCCAAGCACCATTAATTTTGGAG AAACTATGTTCCAACTTCCTGTCAACAACCTTGGCAGTTTAAGAAAAGCCCGgaaaactgtgaaaaaaatacttagtGATATTGGTTTGGAATACTGTAAAGAACATATAGAA GATTTTAAGCAGTTTGAACCTAATGACTTTTATTTGAAAAACACTACATGGGAAGATGTAGGATTGTGGGATCCATCGCTTACAAAAAATCAG gaCTATCGGACGAAACCCTTTTGCTGCAGTGCATGTCCATTTTCGTCGAAGTTCTTTTCAGCCTATAAAAGTCACTTCCGGAATGTTCATAGTGAAgattttgaaaataggattcttcTTAATTGTCCCTACTGTACTTTCAATGCGGACAAAAAGACTTTGGAAACgcacattaaaatatttcatgcTCCAAATGCCAATACACCGAGTGGAGGCATCAGCACTTTTAAAGATAAAAACAAACATGATAGCCTTAAACCTAAGCAGGCTGACAGTGTAGAACAAGCTGTTTATTATTGTAAGAAGTGCACTTACCGAGATCCTCTATATGAAATAGTTAGAAAGCACATTTACAGGGAACATTTTCAGCATGTTGCTGCACCTTATGTAGCAAAGGCAGGTGAAAAGTCACTCAACGGTGCAGTTCCCTTAAGTTCCAGTACCCGAGAGGAGGGTAGTATTCACTGCAAACGATGCCTTTTTATGCCGAAGTCGTATGAAGCTTTAGTACAGCATGTTATTGAAGACCATGAACGTATAGGATATCAGGTTACAGCAATGATAGGGCACACTAATGTAGTGGTTCCAAGATCCAAACCTTTGATGCTAATAGCTCCAAAACCACAGGATAAAAAGCCTATGGGACTGCCTCAAAGGATGGGTCCCCTTTCCCCTGGGAATGTCCGATCTCTTCCATCACAGCAGATGATGAATCGACTTACTATACCAAAGCCTACATTAAATTCCGCAGGAGTGAATATGATGTCAAATGTTCACCTACAACAGAACAATTATGGAGTCAAATCAGTACCACCAAGTTATGTTGGACAGCCGGGGGGAAGGCTAAACTTAAGTGGTAATGCACCAGTTTCTATTCCACAACAGTCTCAAACAATGAAACAGTTTTCACCTAGTGGAAATGGAAGGCCTTATACCCTTGGAGGGGAGCAGAGATCTCAGACTCCAGCAAGGTACTCTCTTCAGTCTGCCAATTCATCTTCTCTTTCATCAGCCCAGTTGAAACAAACGTCATTATCTCAGTCTCAGGCAGCATCAAGAGTATTAGGTCAGTCTGGCTCAAAGCCTCCTGTGGCTGCTACAGGTCCTTCTGCTGTCAATACTTCATCGacacaaaaatggaaaatttgtaCAATCTGTAATGAGCTGTTTCCTGAAAacgtgtacagtgttcactttgaAAAGGAGCACAAGGCTGAAAAGGTGCCTGCAGTAGCTAACTATATAATGAAAATACACAATTTCACTAGCAAATGTTTATACTGTAATCGCTATTTACCCACTGATACGTTGCTTAATCATATGTTAATCCATGGACTGTCTTGTCCATACTGCCGTTCAACTTTCAATGATGTTGAAAAGATGGCTGCTCATATGCGAATGGTTCATGTTGATGAAGAAATGGGACCTAAAACTGATTCCACTTTAACCTTTGATTTGACATTGCAGCAGGGTAGTCACACTAATATACATCTACTTGTAACCACCTACAATCTGAGAGATGCCCCTGCTGAATCTGTAGCTTATCATGCTCAGAATACTCCTCCCGTTCCTCCAAAACCACAGCCGAAAATCCAGGAGAAGGCAGATATACCTGTGAAAAGTTCTCCTCAAGCAGCAGTCCCCTACAAAAAAGATGTGGGTAAAACACTCTGCCCTCTCTGCTTTTCAATCCTAAAAGGACCTATATCTGATGCACTCGCACATCACTTAAGGGAGAGGCATCAAGTTATTCAAACAGTTCATCCAGTTGAGAAAAAGCTAACATATAAATGCATTCATTGTCTTGGTGTGTATACCAGTAATATGACTGCCTCAACTATAACGCTACACCTTGTTCATTGCAGAGGGGTTGGGAAGACCCAAAACGGCCAAGACAAAGCTAATGCGCCATCTCGACTAAATCAGTCTCCAGCTGTAGCACCTGTGAAACGTACTTATGAACACATGGAATTCTCTctgatgaagaaaagaaaaatggatgATGATGACTCGCCATCTGCCTTTGAAGAGAAGCCTGAAGAACCTGTAGTTTTAGCTTTAGACCCTAAAGGTCATGAAGATGATTCTTATGAAGCCAGAAAAACATTTCTTACGAAATATTTCAATAAGCAACCGTATCCCAGTAGGAGAGAAATTGAAAAGTTGGCTGCCAGTTTATGGCTATGGAAATCAGATATTGCTTCACATTTTAgcaacaaaagaaagaaatgtgTTAGAGATTGTGAAAAGTACAAGCCTGGTGTGCTACTTGGTTTTAACATGAAAGAATTAAACAAAGTTAAACACGAAATGGATTTTGATGCTGAATGGCTGTTTGAAAATCATGATGAAAAGAATTCCAGAGTCAATGCTAGTAAAACTGttgataaaaaaataaacctaGAAAAAGATGAGGAAAGTTCTTCAGACAGTTACGAAAATATAGAAGAGGAATCTAATGAAAGCAATAGTCCATTTGGTCAACCAATTTCAGATGTTGGTCGTAAAACTTCTATTGATAGCATAATAGAGAATCCTGAAGACAGCATATCCAAGGAGACAGCTGATGAAAATCCCTTACAGTCTCCAGAGAAATCAGACCAAAAACAGGAGGAAGGCTCAAAATATGAAGAGATTCACTCTGCCAAGGAACCAATTAAACTGGTAGGTGATGCCTCAGATAGTGAAGGTGATCAAGAAGATCAAGATGATGCTGCTGAATGGAAAGATGGAGCTTCGCAGTCTGAAAGTGGACCTGGCTCTCAGCAAGTTTCTGACTTTGAAGACAATACATCAGAGGTGAAACCAGAAGTTTGGACAGATGAATCATCCCAGAGTGAAGATGCTGGTAGTAGTAAACCAGCTGCAGAAATAAAAGGGGTTGCATCTGAAAGTGATGAGGAGCAATCAAAATGGAAGAATAGTTCCTATGGAAAAGTAGAAGAGTTTTGGTCTAAGGACCAGTCACAATGGAAAAATGCATCAGAAATTGAGGAGAGTTTGTCAAATCAGCAGATGGAATGGCAGAATAGCACAATTGACAGCGAAGATGGAGATCAGTTTGACAATGTGACTGATGGTGTAGCAGAACCAATGCATAGCAGCTTAACTGGTGTAGAGTTGAGTAGCCAGCAAGCATAA
- the ADNP gene encoding activity-dependent neuroprotector homeobox protein isoform X1 yields MFQLPVNNLGSLRKARKTVKKILSDIGLEYCKEHIEDFKQFEPNDFYLKNTTWEDVGLWDPSLTKNQDYRTKPFCCSACPFSSKFFSAYKSHFRNVHSEDFENRILLNCPYCTFNADKKTLETHIKIFHAPNANTPSGGISTFKDKNKHDSLKPKQADSVEQAVYYCKKCTYRDPLYEIVRKHIYREHFQHVAAPYVAKAGEKSLNGAVPLSSSTREEGSIHCKRCLFMPKSYEALVQHVIEDHERIGYQVTAMIGHTNVVVPRSKPLMLIAPKPQDKKPMGLPQRMGPLSPGNVRSLPSQQMMNRLTIPKPTLNSAGVNMMSNVHLQQNNYGVKSVPPSYVGQPGGRLNLSGNAPVSIPQQSQTMKQFSPSGNGRPYTLGGEQRSQTPARYSLQSANSSSLSSAQLKQTSLSQSQAASRVLGQSGSKPPVAATGPSAVNTSSTQKWKICTICNELFPENVYSVHFEKEHKAEKVPAVANYIMKIHNFTSKCLYCNRYLPTDTLLNHMLIHGLSCPYCRSTFNDVEKMAAHMRMVHVDEEMGPKTDSTLTFDLTLQQGSHTNIHLLVTTYNLRDAPAESVAYHAQNTPPVPPKPQPKIQEKADIPVKSSPQAAVPYKKDVGKTLCPLCFSILKGPISDALAHHLRERHQVIQTVHPVEKKLTYKCIHCLGVYTSNMTASTITLHLVHCRGVGKTQNGQDKANAPSRLNQSPAVAPVKRTYEHMEFSLMKKRKMDDDDSPSAFEEKPEEPVVLALDPKGHEDDSYEARKTFLTKYFNKQPYPSRREIEKLAASLWLWKSDIASHFSNKRKKCVRDCEKYKPGVLLGFNMKELNKVKHEMDFDAEWLFENHDEKNSRVNASKTVDKKINLEKDEESSSDSYENIEEESNESNSPFGQPISDVGRKTSIDSIIENPEDSISKETADENPLQSPEKSDQKQEEGSKYEEIHSAKEPIKLVGDASDSEGDQEDQDDAAEWKDGASQSESGPGSQQVSDFEDNTSEVKPEVWTDESSQSEDAGSSKPAAEIKGVASESDEEQSKWKNSSYGKVEEFWSKDQSQWKNASEIEESLSNQQMEWQNSTIDSEDGDQFDNVTDGVAEPMHSSLTGVELSSQQA; encoded by the exons ATGTTCCAACTTCCTGTCAACAACCTTGGCAGTTTAAGAAAAGCCCGgaaaactgtgaaaaaaatacttagtGATATTGGTTTGGAATACTGTAAAGAACATATAGAA GATTTTAAGCAGTTTGAACCTAATGACTTTTATTTGAAAAACACTACATGGGAAGATGTAGGATTGTGGGATCCATCGCTTACAAAAAATCAG gaCTATCGGACGAAACCCTTTTGCTGCAGTGCATGTCCATTTTCGTCGAAGTTCTTTTCAGCCTATAAAAGTCACTTCCGGAATGTTCATAGTGAAgattttgaaaataggattcttcTTAATTGTCCCTACTGTACTTTCAATGCGGACAAAAAGACTTTGGAAACgcacattaaaatatttcatgcTCCAAATGCCAATACACCGAGTGGAGGCATCAGCACTTTTAAAGATAAAAACAAACATGATAGCCTTAAACCTAAGCAGGCTGACAGTGTAGAACAAGCTGTTTATTATTGTAAGAAGTGCACTTACCGAGATCCTCTATATGAAATAGTTAGAAAGCACATTTACAGGGAACATTTTCAGCATGTTGCTGCACCTTATGTAGCAAAGGCAGGTGAAAAGTCACTCAACGGTGCAGTTCCCTTAAGTTCCAGTACCCGAGAGGAGGGTAGTATTCACTGCAAACGATGCCTTTTTATGCCGAAGTCGTATGAAGCTTTAGTACAGCATGTTATTGAAGACCATGAACGTATAGGATATCAGGTTACAGCAATGATAGGGCACACTAATGTAGTGGTTCCAAGATCCAAACCTTTGATGCTAATAGCTCCAAAACCACAGGATAAAAAGCCTATGGGACTGCCTCAAAGGATGGGTCCCCTTTCCCCTGGGAATGTCCGATCTCTTCCATCACAGCAGATGATGAATCGACTTACTATACCAAAGCCTACATTAAATTCCGCAGGAGTGAATATGATGTCAAATGTTCACCTACAACAGAACAATTATGGAGTCAAATCAGTACCACCAAGTTATGTTGGACAGCCGGGGGGAAGGCTAAACTTAAGTGGTAATGCACCAGTTTCTATTCCACAACAGTCTCAAACAATGAAACAGTTTTCACCTAGTGGAAATGGAAGGCCTTATACCCTTGGAGGGGAGCAGAGATCTCAGACTCCAGCAAGGTACTCTCTTCAGTCTGCCAATTCATCTTCTCTTTCATCAGCCCAGTTGAAACAAACGTCATTATCTCAGTCTCAGGCAGCATCAAGAGTATTAGGTCAGTCTGGCTCAAAGCCTCCTGTGGCTGCTACAGGTCCTTCTGCTGTCAATACTTCATCGacacaaaaatggaaaatttgtaCAATCTGTAATGAGCTGTTTCCTGAAAacgtgtacagtgttcactttgaAAAGGAGCACAAGGCTGAAAAGGTGCCTGCAGTAGCTAACTATATAATGAAAATACACAATTTCACTAGCAAATGTTTATACTGTAATCGCTATTTACCCACTGATACGTTGCTTAATCATATGTTAATCCATGGACTGTCTTGTCCATACTGCCGTTCAACTTTCAATGATGTTGAAAAGATGGCTGCTCATATGCGAATGGTTCATGTTGATGAAGAAATGGGACCTAAAACTGATTCCACTTTAACCTTTGATTTGACATTGCAGCAGGGTAGTCACACTAATATACATCTACTTGTAACCACCTACAATCTGAGAGATGCCCCTGCTGAATCTGTAGCTTATCATGCTCAGAATACTCCTCCCGTTCCTCCAAAACCACAGCCGAAAATCCAGGAGAAGGCAGATATACCTGTGAAAAGTTCTCCTCAAGCAGCAGTCCCCTACAAAAAAGATGTGGGTAAAACACTCTGCCCTCTCTGCTTTTCAATCCTAAAAGGACCTATATCTGATGCACTCGCACATCACTTAAGGGAGAGGCATCAAGTTATTCAAACAGTTCATCCAGTTGAGAAAAAGCTAACATATAAATGCATTCATTGTCTTGGTGTGTATACCAGTAATATGACTGCCTCAACTATAACGCTACACCTTGTTCATTGCAGAGGGGTTGGGAAGACCCAAAACGGCCAAGACAAAGCTAATGCGCCATCTCGACTAAATCAGTCTCCAGCTGTAGCACCTGTGAAACGTACTTATGAACACATGGAATTCTCTctgatgaagaaaagaaaaatggatgATGATGACTCGCCATCTGCCTTTGAAGAGAAGCCTGAAGAACCTGTAGTTTTAGCTTTAGACCCTAAAGGTCATGAAGATGATTCTTATGAAGCCAGAAAAACATTTCTTACGAAATATTTCAATAAGCAACCGTATCCCAGTAGGAGAGAAATTGAAAAGTTGGCTGCCAGTTTATGGCTATGGAAATCAGATATTGCTTCACATTTTAgcaacaaaagaaagaaatgtgTTAGAGATTGTGAAAAGTACAAGCCTGGTGTGCTACTTGGTTTTAACATGAAAGAATTAAACAAAGTTAAACACGAAATGGATTTTGATGCTGAATGGCTGTTTGAAAATCATGATGAAAAGAATTCCAGAGTCAATGCTAGTAAAACTGttgataaaaaaataaacctaGAAAAAGATGAGGAAAGTTCTTCAGACAGTTACGAAAATATAGAAGAGGAATCTAATGAAAGCAATAGTCCATTTGGTCAACCAATTTCAGATGTTGGTCGTAAAACTTCTATTGATAGCATAATAGAGAATCCTGAAGACAGCATATCCAAGGAGACAGCTGATGAAAATCCCTTACAGTCTCCAGAGAAATCAGACCAAAAACAGGAGGAAGGCTCAAAATATGAAGAGATTCACTCTGCCAAGGAACCAATTAAACTGGTAGGTGATGCCTCAGATAGTGAAGGTGATCAAGAAGATCAAGATGATGCTGCTGAATGGAAAGATGGAGCTTCGCAGTCTGAAAGTGGACCTGGCTCTCAGCAAGTTTCTGACTTTGAAGACAATACATCAGAGGTGAAACCAGAAGTTTGGACAGATGAATCATCCCAGAGTGAAGATGCTGGTAGTAGTAAACCAGCTGCAGAAATAAAAGGGGTTGCATCTGAAAGTGATGAGGAGCAATCAAAATGGAAGAATAGTTCCTATGGAAAAGTAGAAGAGTTTTGGTCTAAGGACCAGTCACAATGGAAAAATGCATCAGAAATTGAGGAGAGTTTGTCAAATCAGCAGATGGAATGGCAGAATAGCACAATTGACAGCGAAGATGGAGATCAGTTTGACAATGTGACTGATGGTGTAGCAGAACCAATGCATAGCAGCTTAACTGGTGTAGAGTTGAGTAGCCAGCAAGCATAA